Genomic window (Streptomyces sp. SLBN-31):
AGGAGATCACCCGGGTACACGAGCTGATCGATGCGCTCGGCCGGAAGCTGGACGGTAAACCGGCTGCGACCCAGACGTACCGGCGACGGCGCGCGGTGGTGTTCAACGCCCTTGAGTACGCAGTGGAGTTGGAGCATCTTCCGTCGAATCCGTTGACGCGTGTCCGGCGCAAGCGCGGGAGACGGGCGGTGCAGGAGGTTGACCGCCGGGTGGTGGTCAACCCTCGGCAGGCTCGGGAGCTTCTGACTGCGCTCACGTACGTGGGCGGCTACGACCGGGCGAGCGGTCGGCGGCTCCGGGCGTTCTTCGGGTGCCTGTACTACGCGTCGATGCGGCCGGGGGAGGCGCTGGGGCTTCGCCATTCCGACTGCACGCTTCCGGCGTCCGGCTGGGGCCGCATCGAGCTGGCGGAGACCCGTCCCACAGCGGGCAAAGCCTGGACTGACTCCGGCGAGGCTCACGATCGTCGCGGCCTGAAACAGCGAGCCCACGGTGAGGTGCGCATCGTGCCGATACCGCCCCCGCTCGTGCGCCTGCTCCGTGAGCATCTGAAGGAGTTCGGCACCGCGAAGGACGGCCGGCTGTTCTCCAGCGAGCGGGGCAACGTGATCGCCGCATCGTCGTACTCCCGCGCGTGGAAGCAGGCTCGTGAACTGGCGCTCGTCCCCGACCAGGCCTCCTCGGTCCTGGCCTTCCGGCCGTACGACCTCCGTCACGCGGGCGTTTCCCAGTGGCTCAACTCCGGCGTCCCGGCCCCGGAAGTCGCTGCCCGCGCCGGCCACTCGGTCGACGTCCTTCTGAAGATCTACGCCAAGTGCATCGACGGCCAGGAGGAGGAGATGAACGACCGAATCATGCAGGGCCTGGGGGAGGAGGATTCCACGGACTGAACCCCATGACCCACTGCCGGTAGCCTCGGGCCGCTTCTGGTCCGGGGCTCTGGTCTGTCTATGTGCCTGCACGCGATTGCCTGTGATCACCGGCTGGTTAAGCTTCCGGGCATGGCGAACGATCTCGGCTACACGTGCTCATGCTGCGGGGAGTACCACGCAGAAGTTCCGATGGGCTACTCGACCGTGGCTCCTGATGTCTGGGATCAGAGTTTTGCGGACGATCCCGACAGCATGCTGTCCTCCGATCAGTGCATCATCAAGGGCCAGCATTACTTCATCAAGGGCCTGATCGAGATACCGGTGATCGGCAGTGAAGCCTCTTTCTCCTGGGGCGTCTGGGTCTCCTTAAGCCCAGACAACTTCGCCCGAGCCCTCGAAGTGTGGAACACCCCCGATCGCGAGACTGAGAAGCCGTACTTCGGCTGGCTGACAACCGAGCTGAGTCTGTATTCGCCCAGCACGCTCAACCTGAAGACGAACGCTCACACTCGTCCGCTGGGCCAGCGCCCCTTGATCGAGCTGGAACCTACAGACCATCCGCTCGCCGTCGAGCAGCGGACTGGTATCACCCGGGATCGCGTGCGCGAGATCGCAGAGGCCGTCCTGCACCCCAAGGTCGACAACGGCTGATCCGACCGGTCCACAGGTAGTCCACACGGCTTCGCTGCGAGGTGCGAAGAACGCCCTCTGACCTGCCGTGAAGTCCCTCAAGATCAAGACGCTATTACAGCGTGATCACTGTCAGACGGCTGCTTGCGACGGCATCCGCCTGCATACACGCGAAGACCCCGCACTCAGCGAATGCGCTGATGGCGGGGTCTTTAGGCACCTCATTCAAGGTGCCCCCGGCAGGATTCGAACCTGCGCACACGGCTCCGGAGGGCCTGTCACTTCGACGGCAACCTGCTGGGCAGAGGCACGGCTGAGGCCGATTGTGCCGCGTCTGTCCACGGATGGTCCACGAGGCGGCGACGTTCGTAGTCGATCCACGTCCGCACTCGGTGATCTTGTCCTGTGTCCTTCGTCTGCCGGACGGGGTGCCACGCGGCACCTACCGAGACGTAACTTGTGACGGGTCATCAACTACACCGTGAGAGTCGCTAGACTGCGGTAACGATGCCGTGCTGGAGCCTCGCCCCGGGCAACGCCCCAGCTACGTCAGCCAATTGAACGAGGTGGCCCTTGGTGAGCGCCGCGAATGAGAGCGAGCTCGAGAATGAAATCACTCGTGCGTTGGCTGACTTTCGGGAGGGTCTGAAGAGACATAGCGCTCCTCTCGGCATAGTCCGCGAGTTCATTACGCATGGACCTTGTGTAGCTATCGACCGACCAACACATGCGGCATTGCGCGAGACGGTTGCGAGTGCCCTCGGCGTCCACCCTAATCGAGACGTGTACACAGTAGGGTCTGCGAAATTAGGGTTCAGTATCAAGCCGAAGGCTCGTTACCGGCCTTTTGGTGACACCTCAGATGTGGATATCGCTGTGGTTTCACCTGAAATTTACGCTGATCTTTGGCGTGAAGTTCGTGCGTTCAAGTCAGAACGTGGAATTTGGAAACCCGAGCAAGAGGACCGATTCAAGCTTCGCCACTTCTGGGGATCAATTCACCTCTCCGACATTCCTCGATCGCCGCTCATCCCAACTCAAAAGAAGCTATGGGAGCTCGGGAGATCCCTCCAACGAAGTAGAGCTGCTGGGCCGTACAGGGTCACCTTTGCTGTTTGGAGCGAGATGGAGTCTCTAGAGACCTACCAGTGTCGTGCAGTGGCGGCATGTCAGGAGAGTAACCGACTGTGAAGACGACTGCTACAAACAAGAAGATTCGCCAGCTCCTGACGGAAATCAGCGACGGAAGCCTGATTCTCCAGCCGGAATTCCAACGGCGGCTTGTATGGACCCATAAGCACAAGCAAGAGTTCATTCGGACCGTCCTCGAAGGGCTTCCATTTCCAGAGATCTTCTTGTGTGATGGCGACGTTAACCTGAAAACCGGTCAAGGGAACCAGCAAGTTGTTGACGGTCAGCAACGACTGACGACGCTGCACCAGTATTTCACTGCTTCCATGGATTTGGTGCTCGGCTCGCTTGCACCGTACGAAGACCTTGAGGACGACTCGAAGCTTGCCTTTCTGAACTATGACGTTGTCGTTCGAGATCTCGGGGAATTGACGAACGCCGAGGTTCGCGATGTATTCACTCGAATGAATTCCACTAACTATGGACTCAATGCGATGGAGGTTAATAATGCTCGCTTTGACGGTGCACTTAAGCGCACTGCACAGGAAGTGAGTGAGTGGACTTTCTTTGATGACCATCGAGTCTTTAACGCTGTCGATATTCGCAGGATGAACGATATTAGGTGGTGTCTGACCCTAATTATCACCCTTGCCTCCGGATATTTCAGCAGAGATGTCGAACACGAAGCCTACCTTGAGCAATACAATGACGAATTTCCGGAATCGGACGATGTCAAGACGAAACTGGAAGCAGTGGCTGACTTGATCGAGAATCTGGGAATCGTCAGCACGAGTCGGATGTGGCAAAAGAACGACCTTTTCACGCTCATGGTAGAACTTTCAAATCTCGATCCGAAGAAATGTAATGACGCGGCTGGTCTTGGCGAGAGCCTAGCCACTTTTTATGCGGAGGTTGACGGGATCTCGGAAGGCGCAGAGCCAACGGTCTTTAAGGACGAGGCTGAGCAGTATCGAGTTGACGTTATTTCCGGCACGAACGAGCGGGCTCGTAGGATTAGGCGAGGGGATATCATCCGAGATATTTCTGCACCATACTTTGAGTCGCCTGCTGAAAGCTGAGTAAATGCGGCTAACCAGTGGTGTGACCGCCGGTGTCACTCATGGAGGATGTCAAAATGTCACCCGCGCCACCGCTGAGCGTCCGTGGCTTCATCGCACCTGGCAATCCAGAGTGTTTGGCCTGCGGAGCTATACATCCGGTTTGGCCTAATGCTGAAATGTATCCGCCCCTTGGTGAAATGGGCTCGAACCCCTACACACCTGGGTTGGTGCTGCGCGTCCTCGCCGCAGCAGGCGATGGTTCACCCAAATGCAACACAACTTTGCTCCTTGCTCCCGTTCAGGCATACAGAGCAGTACTCGAGCGCGATGGCACGAGCGAACGAAAGCGGCGTAAAGACCAACGACAGCGTATACGGCGGCGTCAACCGCTGTTGCATGAGGAGCTTTTTTACGCCTTCAATAGTCTCACCCTGTGGTGGGCCATGCGGATCGGGAACCATACGGGCGAGTCGTATCTCGGAGACACCATTTTGAATCGTGTCGTCTACCCAGCGAATGCCCTCATTGCGGATGTACCCGAGGACCTCGCAATGCTGGCGGGTGCTGTTTTTCACGTCGCCCTCAAGTCCACTCCACCTCTTAGCGATGGCGCCATAGTGGAAAGCCTCTTGCGTGAGAGCGTGCAGTTGGAGGCTCTGGCGGAGCGGGGCCGTCCACTCGATGTGTACGCAGGTATGCATGGCATGTTGCTGACCGCTGCTTCCTACACGATTTACGCCTGTGCTCTTGCCGCTCAGCTAGACAGCTGACCCCATACCTCGGTCGCCTTACGACAGGACGTCATCTTCCTTGCCGGGCCAGGCCAAGGTGATCCCCACTCCGCGGCAAAGGTCAACCCACCTTGTTTCAGACGGCTCACGTTCCACCCATAGAACGGCTGTTACCGCTGGCGCCCGGCGGCTGAGTTGGTCGTGGTAGTCGAGAACCTGCCCGAGGCCTGTACGAAGTTGGCGGACCTCGTTGGCCCTCGTCAGTGACTTGACTTCGCAGACCGTTACACGACCTTGAGAGTCACGCCACGCAATGTCGAAGTCGGGATCGGCTGCGTCTGGAGACAATATTGTGAAGCCGCGCTTCTCCGCCTCCTCGGCAAGGGCGTTTTGCAGCCGCCGGTGCGCCGACAGGTTCCGTCCAGCCAAGTCAGGGTCGGGGGCGCTCGGTGTGGCAGGGGCCGGCGTCACGCTTTCATCTGGCGCCACGTAGCTGCGCCCGATCTGTACGTCGGGGTCGGTGATCGTGGCTTTCACGGGAACCAGGTGGAAGCGGATGACCTTACGATGAGGGCCTCCACCTGTGGCCGGCGCCACTCCTTCGGAATACGGCTGATCCGGGTGAAGGACCCACTCGCCGAGATAGCGAACCGTTCCGCGGGCGCCCTCGAACAGACGCAGCCGTTTGCCAGTTTCACGGTGTTCGTAGATGGCTTTGTTGCCGCGGATCATCCTCTGATCACCGGTTTGTCCCTCACCGGTGTAATGGAACGTGCCGTCTTCGTTCCAGGTGTCGTAGTAGCCGTGCTGGTGCCCCGAGCTTGGTGCGGTGAATATGAGGATGTTGTTCGTCGTTCGTGACGGACTGATTCCGTTCTGGGAGCTCCCGCCGTAGCGCTCGTGTAGCTCTACCCGTCGAATCTCCTCGCCCGGGGTCAACTGCCAGTTGGGATCCTCGGTCTGTGATGCGGTGATGGCTGCTCGGATGGCTTCCCACTGTGCGTCGGTCAGACGGTGAGGATTGGCCGCCCACGGCTGGGTGAAAATGCTCGCGCCGGCCATACGGGGATCATCAGCCAGCTGACCCTTGGGCGCCAATCGGTCCAGCCATTCAGTGACTTCGAGAGGGACGTAGTCCCGGACCCCGGGGTCCGTTGCCCAATATTCTCCGTCGGAGGTGGTACCGCGGGTGGCCCCTCCAATGAAGTGACCGTAGGCGATGACGCCTGCATTGGGGCCGGTGGTCCAGATGGCAAAGTCGTCTCCTGCCGCGACATCAGCCTTGTGACGCGCGATGGTCCAGGAGTCAAGTATTTGGCCATCGCTACGGAAGCGCCCGAGGTCGAAGACGTCAGGATTGCAGGTCAACAGCCACGCGGCCACGATTCCCCCAAAGTCAAGAGACAGGTGTGCGAACCCTACGGCACCGCTCTGACACTCGGGTTCCGCGCCGGCAACCTTGCTGGGTACTGGCCCTCAATGCGCATTCGACAGGGGGCGCCGGGGGAGCCGTAGAAGCTACGGAGCGTGGAGCCTCCCTGGCCTCGGCCCTGGTCAGGATGTCTCCAGTTTCCCAACGGCGTCCGCCCAGGCCGGGCTCTTGGCATACTCCTTTAGCCAATCGACCATCGCTTCACAGCTCGCGATGTAGTCCTGGGCGGCACCAGTGGTTGGGAGTCGCCTTCTGTCTCGGAGCTCCCGTGAGATTGCGTGGAGATCACGCAGGGATTGCGCGATGTCATGGGGGAAGTACCGTTCACTCCAGAAGAGACGCGTCAAGATGGTCTCGCCGATCCTGCCGTAGGTCGTGTGCTCCAACACCATGCGGCTGATAGTCGAGCGAACTTGACTCCACGCTTCAAGCATCGCGTTGGTCGGGTCAATGTACGGAGCTGTCGGTCGCGCATCACGTTCACGTCGCTCGGCAACTCTCGCGGTCGACGGCAGCAGCAGTTCGCTGGCCTGCGGCTCGGCCTGTGTCACGGCCTCCTCTACCTCAGCGCTGGCCTGCTCAACAGCTTCCGAGAACTCAGCGTCCACACCGACAGCGCTCAGCGCTTTGACTCGCCGGAGCAAGCCTCGAACCTCCTCTCTGAACCCGTATGCGACGGCAAGGATCACGGCCGGCCACACGAGCATCTTGACGAACTCCAGAACCAAACGGGCTATCTCCACCAGATCATCTTGGCTTCCGGGGGCAACGCTGTAAGGCGTTTGCGCAACTAAGTCAGAAGGTGCGACGACCCAGGGGTGGGTGGAAGGCGTCACATCTTGGCCAAACGTGCAGGTAGAGGGCCCGTTTGCTGCTGAATTCCTGTCAGTTCTCCGGGCTTAGGCATGGCTCAACCACTGTCGCAGATCCAATCGGGTGACCCGGGGCTGCGAGGTGAGATATCTATCGTTGGCGGTCGTCGTCCGTCGCCGCCGAGCCTCCTCTAACGGCCCACAGACGGCACGGAACTGCGCCGGACTTGACTGCGTCTACCAGCGTGGATCAAGGAAGAAGGGGTTCAATGAGCACTTGGCTGACGCCCGTGCTGGGTCTTGTGGGCGCATTCGTCGGTGCATCGTTGGCGCCGTGGATGACCGCTCACCTGGCATGGCGACGTACCCGCCGAGAGGCATTCAATGGGGCGATTTCTGTTCTTCGAACCGCCCAGGTAGCACGTCACTTTGCGAACGGAGTTCCCGCTCACTATGTCGGAGGCGACGCGGCCACGGTCGAGGCCTATAGCCAACGACTAAGGGAGCGGGGCATTGACCGCTTCGTCGACTCCATGCACGAAGCGAAGCTGGCACTGGCGGCTCTTGAGCCCTTCTACAAGGTCAGCGGCGACCTTGACAGTTGGGAGATCACAGAGCCAGACGCTGACCGGATGCTGGCGGAGTTGCTCCGGGAACGAAGGCACCTGGGGTCTGCGTAGGAGCTTGGGGCTGGGGTCTCAGTGACCGAGACCGCTCACTCAAGAGGCGGGGCCGTCACCCTCAGCTGTTCACTGTGCAGCCACGTGAAGGTGCGGTCCGGTTCGAGGTGGGCGTCTCCCCAGTGGATGGCGTGGATGCCGTTCTCTGGGTCGGCCGTGAAGAACAAGCCTACGAGCTTCGTGGAAGCGCCCAACGCCTCGAAGGTCTCGTGCAGCTCCTCGTACTCCTCCGTCGTAAGGTCGTCGCCAAGAGGGAAGAGCCCGTCCTGCGGCTCCGGCCCATGACTGAGAAGCATCCGACGTCGAGTGGGGGAAGCGTTGGCCGCCAACCGGGCCCGTTCGAGAGGCTTGGGCCGGTCGGCGTACTTGAAGGGGAAGAGCGCGTGGTCGTTGATAACGGCGTACTCGTACCCGCGCACGTCCCGCACAGATTCGCCCAGCTCACGAGCCGTATCCGCTAGGTTCTCGCGCACCGCCTCGGCCAGGGTGAAGCCGTAAGGGCTGCGCTTCTTGAGTCTCGCTGTGAGGTGAACGGCATGAGCCCGGGCGTGGGCCCTGGCCAGTTGTTCCGGGATCGCTTCGACGAGCTTGCCGGCATGCCGCCCGAACCGTTCCACGGCCCAATCCGACGGCTCACCTCTGTTGCCACCCAACACAGACATGCAGAGTCTCCCTCCCCCAGACACTCCATCCACAACTGTGTGACACGTACATGAAGTATCAACAAGAGGGCGTAACCGGCCATGCGGCGTGAAGTGGCCTGCTGGACGTGCACTGACAGGCTTGGGTAAAGCGCTCAGAAGGCGCTTGACGATCAGACGCCGCGTACTGCCTGAGCTGCTATGAAGGCGGCTTGGATGCCTGTCAATCTAGGACATCGACGCGCATTCGACTGCGGCGGGGCGCGTCAGATTGAGGAACTAGAGACCAGCGCCTTCGTTTCTCCATAGGGTAGGCGTTGCGGCAGGGACGGATGGTCAACCCTGTCGGGGTAACGTAGCGGGCCTCCCCATGGCCCTGGTGGCCCTTGGTGCTCTGGAGGGTGGTCTTGGCTCGACTGCAGTACGCGTTGCTGGCGGAGTACGCGCGGGTAGACGCTGCCGGCTTACTCACCGTCGTTGGCGCTGGCTTTGACCACGTTGGAGTTCAGTCGCTTCCCGCCTACCAATCGATGGGGTTGGCCCTTCGGCTGCTGCTGCCAGAAGGGCAGGAACAAGCCAATGTAGGCATCGGATTGAGACCTCCTGAGGGCGTGCAGCTGCGCTTTGAGTCAACCTTGACTCGTCCTGTGGGTGCGAGGCCCCATCAGGGTTTTATCGGGGTTCCGCTGGCTATCAATCTCACAGTCCCTCTTACTGCGACCGGTGTCTATCACTGGAAGATCGAAGTAGATGGCGAGGAACAGCAAGGTCTGTCCTTCGAGGTGGAGGTGTCAGGAGCTACCCCGCAGGGCGCCGGCTGATGAGGCTCACCTACACTCGCCACGCGCAACGACGAATGGTCCAGCGCAACGTCACCAGGGCTGATATCGAGAACGCCCTGCAGCACTACATAGAACGCTTGGCTACACCCGAACCGAGCATCCGGTACAGAGGTCCTGGCCTCAACGGTGACATACTCAAAGTGTGGGTTGTCCCCGACGGTAGTCCTGGAGCAGACAAGACGATCAAGAGCGTAGCCTGGGAGGGTCGATGAAGCAGGAGCCGACGATCATCGTCGAGATAGACCCCGATGCAGACGCCGCATACGTCACGCTAAGTGACGGCGCTGTTGCTCGGACCGTTGAGTTCTCTCCAGAGATCATGGTGGACCTGGACGAACTCGATGTTGCGGTGGGTGTGGAATTGCTGACTTTGACGTCAGTGTTCGGTGTTGCTGAGGTTGCAGAGCTGGCGCGACGCTTCCACGTTCCCACATCCGTAGCTGCTGCCCTCCCGGCTGCCTTCGAAGCGCTTGCCCGTTGGACGCCAGCGAACATCTCGACCGCCGCCACTGGGACTGGGACCCTTCAGCGGTCGGGATTCGCGACGCTGCGTTCATCGGTTGGAACTCTCGAAGAGTGTGCGGGCTAGGCGCCGTAGCCTGCCGTGGCATTGGAGCTCTCTCCACTGACGGTTACTTTGCCTGCTCCGCTGCCATTCACAGACTGTGACTGAAACGGTGGCTGTCCTCTCGCCCGGCTACTACGCTGCGTCGCTACGCTGATCTTTGATCACGCAGCGTAGTAGCCGGGCGTCCCCTTCCGCGGTGAGTTCTGCCGAAGGTAGTCAACAGTCAGGCCACATGGCCCTGCGGTTGTACGTAGGTCGGCGTAGCGACTTTGGCCGGGAGCTGCTTTGGCGCGAGTGATCATGGCCCCGTAAGCTTCCGGCGCGTCGGGCAGTCTGTTGACCTGCCCGTTGAAGCACGACGTTGGGGCCATGATCTTCGAGGCTCGCGCCAAAGTGGCTGGCTAAAGTCGCGGAGCCGACCGCCCCAGCCCCCGCGGGTTTCTGCCCCCATCATGGCCGCGTCCGCCGTCCGGCCGGTGGCCCGGTGCGGGATCAGCGGGCCGTTCGAATGCCCGCGCATCACGCAGCGTCGACCCGCGTGCCGCCGCCACGACGGTCCAGCCTCTTTCGGTGACACAAAGCGTCTTCTACCTGCACCGTTAAGGCCATGGTTCACCCCCGTGCCCGTGTTGGATTTTGGCCGCTGAGTGCGGCGACGGTCGGGCGCCGACGTGCGCCGGTGGCGGAGACATGGAGGCGGCGCGGCGGCGACCGACCGGCGCCGCCGCGCTTGGAGCGGCCCTCGGACCTTGTTCGACCCCGTGTGGGCAACCGGGTGGAAAGGGGTGAGTGTGTGGCCTTTGAGACGTGGGCGTTGGGGTCTAGCTGCCGAGGATCCTTTTCACCCCTCAGGCCGGATCGTGGTGGCGGTGGCATGCGGGTCGACGGGTCCGTTAATGGGTCTGGGCGGAGTATGCGGCGGTCGGGTTGGCGATGATTGGCAAGCGCCGTCGGCCGCCGAACGAGCGAGCGCAGCGAGCCTTGATGAGGTAGGGAAAGTCCCACCGCGCTCTTTGATCGTCCCTGTGTGCAACCGACGATGATCGTTTACGCCTGGGGCGCGGTCTTCTGCTTGAGGCGTTCGTAAGGCGTCTGGCCGCCGAGGCCGCCGTGCGGGCGATGGTAGTTGTAGTAGTCCTCCCACTCGCGCAGCTTGTCGTTGAAGACCTCGGCGTCGTCGATGATGACGCCCTCCAGGAGCCGGTAGAACTCCTCTCCGTCGATCCGGTGGGAGCGTTCGACCTTCCCGTTGAGCCGCGGTGTGCGGGGCTTTATGTAGGCGTGGCCGATGCCTTTGTCGAGCACGTGGAAGTGGAAGGCTGACTGGAACTCGGCTCCGTTGTCGGTCTGGATCACCTCCACCTGGAACGGCAGCCTCTGCAGGACGTAGTCGACGAACTGGATGGCAGTGGCCTGGTTAAGGGTCGGATAGATCTTCAGGACCCGCAGCCGGGTGCAGTCGTCGATCGCCGTGAACTGGTAGTACTTGTTGCGGCCGCCGCGCCGGCCCTGGGGCATGGAGGCCAGCGGCTCGATGAACTTCACGTCGATCTGCACCCGGTGGCCGGGCAGTTGCTTCTCGTAGCGCTTCCACCGGCGGTCGTGCCGCTTGTAGCGCTGGGAGGCCGGCAGGCGGCCCATGTCCAGGCGCTTGAGGATCCGCCACACGCCCGATTTGCTGATCGTGACGTCGTGGTACCGCTTGAGGTACATCGCGATCTTCTCGGGCCCGAAGTGGTAATTCTGCCGGAGATAGATGATCTTCCCGACGACCTCGACGTGCGTGGCGTTCGGGCTGTGCTTGGGCGCCTTCGAGCGAGTGCGCAGCCCCTCGATGCCCTCCGCCTGGTAGCGGCGATACCAGATGTAGTACGCCTGCCGACTGACGCCGAAGTACCGGCAACTCATGGCGACGTTGCCGGTGACCTCTTCGACATGGCGTATGACGGCCAGGCGCCGCTTGGCCTCGCGATCGAGCGGGGGTGTCTTCGACATGTGGATCTCCTAGTGATCGGAGACCCAGGTGTCAACGATGATCGGCAGTTTTAGACTTTGATCGTCCCTGTCTGGTGTCGGCCATGACGGCTACGCTTAGGTGGGTCGGCCGACACAACATGGCGGGAGCGTGGCTGAGGGGATGGGACCGAAGTCGGAGCGGGTATACCGCACGATTCGTGAGTGGATCGCAGCAGGCAAGTACTCGCCGGGTTCCAAGCTCCCATCTGAGCGGACGCTGTCTGAAGAGCTGAGCATCGGCCGCACGGCGCTCCGCCAGGTGCTGGCCAAGCTCGTCAACGAGCGTGTCATCGAGGTGCACGGCCGAAGCTCCTACCGTGTTCCAGACCGATCCGTGACCACTCAGGCCCCCGGCGACCTGGAGCCATGGCAGATCCATGGTGAGCGGACGCTGTACGACAACCGGTGGGTGAAGTTGAGTCTCGTCGACGTTGAGCCGCCGGGCGTCGAACGGTTCGAGCATCACGTAGTGCGCCTGCACCATGTTGCGATCGCCGCGGTGATCGATGACCAAGACCGCGTACTCATGCTCTGGCGCTACCGCTTCGTTCCTGCGTCG
Coding sequences:
- a CDS encoding DUF2283 domain-containing protein → MKQEPTIIVEIDPDADAAYVTLSDGAVARTVEFSPEIMVDLDELDVAVGVELLTLTSVFGVAEVAELARRFHVPTSVAAALPAAFEALARWTPANISTAATGTGTLQRSGFATLRSSVGTLEECAG
- a CDS encoding NUDIX domain-containing protein is translated as MGPKSERVYRTIREWIAAGKYSPGSKLPSERTLSEELSIGRTALRQVLAKLVNERVIEVHGRSSYRVPDRSVTTQAPGDLEPWQIHGERTLYDNRWVKLSLVDVEPPGVERFEHHVVRLHHVAIAAVIDDQDRVLMLWRYRFVPASFGWELPGGIVDEGEDPAATALREVEEETGWRPDALEHVVTYQPMVGMVDSPHEIFVGRGAKHVGDPTDLEESGHVAWVPLADIPGLMERGELMGSGTLVALLHVLASRAAGPSPTTAA
- a CDS encoding site-specific integrase, whose protein sequence is MKSYKVSVWKISVNKTTKKPTYLVRWVVDGQPFSESYKTKTLADRFRAKLVRALDKGEPFDTVTGLPDSLRGGKAALSFLDLAVKYLDARWPEASAKQRDSMTDALATVVPVVVKPARGRPAPEVLRKALRSYVLPVPRRERERPEEIDAAVRWIEKASLPVGELQEITRVHELIDALGRKLDGKPAATQTYRRRRAVVFNALEYAVELEHLPSNPLTRVRRKRGRRAVQEVDRRVVVNPRQARELLTALTYVGGYDRASGRRLRAFFGCLYYASMRPGEALGLRHSDCTLPASGWGRIELAETRPTAGKAWTDSGEAHDRRGLKQRAHGEVRIVPIPPPLVRLLREHLKEFGTAKDGRLFSSERGNVIAASSYSRAWKQARELALVPDQASSVLAFRPYDLRHAGVSQWLNSGVPAPEVAARAGHSVDVLLKIYAKCIDGQEEEMNDRIMQGLGEEDSTD
- a CDS encoding DUF262 domain-containing protein — encoded protein: MKTTATNKKIRQLLTEISDGSLILQPEFQRRLVWTHKHKQEFIRTVLEGLPFPEIFLCDGDVNLKTGQGNQQVVDGQQRLTTLHQYFTASMDLVLGSLAPYEDLEDDSKLAFLNYDVVVRDLGELTNAEVRDVFTRMNSTNYGLNAMEVNNARFDGALKRTAQEVSEWTFFDDHRVFNAVDIRRMNDIRWCLTLIITLASGYFSRDVEHEAYLEQYNDEFPESDDVKTKLEAVADLIENLGIVSTSRMWQKNDLFTLMVELSNLDPKKCNDAAGLGESLATFYAEVDGISEGAEPTVFKDEAEQYRVDVISGTNERARRIRRGDIIRDISAPYFESPAES
- a CDS encoding IS481 family transposase — its product is MSKTPPLDREAKRRLAVIRHVEEVTGNVAMSCRYFGVSRQAYYIWYRRYQAEGIEGLRTRSKAPKHSPNATHVEVVGKIIYLRQNYHFGPEKIAMYLKRYHDVTISKSGVWRILKRLDMGRLPASQRYKRHDRRWKRYEKQLPGHRVQIDVKFIEPLASMPQGRRGGRNKYYQFTAIDDCTRLRVLKIYPTLNQATAIQFVDYVLQRLPFQVEVIQTDNGAEFQSAFHFHVLDKGIGHAYIKPRTPRLNGKVERSHRIDGEEFYRLLEGVIIDDAEVFNDKLREWEDYYNYHRPHGGLGGQTPYERLKQKTAPQA
- a CDS encoding DUF6941 family protein; translated protein: MARLQYALLAEYARVDAAGLLTVVGAGFDHVGVQSLPAYQSMGLALRLLLPEGQEQANVGIGLRPPEGVQLRFESTLTRPVGARPHQGFIGVPLAINLTVPLTATGVYHWKIEVDGEEQQGLSFEVEVSGATPQGAG
- a CDS encoding DUF4258 domain-containing protein — its product is MRLTYTRHAQRRMVQRNVTRADIENALQHYIERLATPEPSIRYRGPGLNGDILKVWVVPDGSPGADKTIKSVAWEGR
- a CDS encoding DUF2199 domain-containing protein, with protein sequence MGYSTVAPDVWDQSFADDPDSMLSSDQCIIKGQHYFIKGLIEIPVIGSEASFSWGVWVSLSPDNFARALEVWNTPDRETEKPYFGWLTTELSLYSPSTLNLKTNAHTRPLGQRPLIELEPTDHPLAVEQRTGITRDRVREIAEAVLHPKVDNG